Proteins found in one Deltaproteobacteria bacterium IMCC39524 genomic segment:
- a CDS encoding response regulator — MKLKILVFDDDENIRNMLKTALESKGHEVTALADPTEFKYFNQLNCPCPEGEPCADVLIADIVMPKIEGIEFCKKLKASGCWPLAKGNVAIISGYLTIHYMNELNELGIHYMRKPFEMKEMFEWIEQCQARIEAFSE; from the coding sequence ATGAAATTAAAGATTCTGGTTTTTGATGATGATGAGAACATCCGCAACATGCTTAAAACTGCACTCGAGAGTAAAGGGCATGAAGTGACAGCTCTCGCAGACCCGACTGAGTTTAAATATTTCAACCAACTGAACTGCCCCTGCCCAGAGGGCGAGCCCTGTGCCGACGTCCTGATTGCGGATATCGTAATGCCAAAAATTGAAGGGATCGAGTTCTGTAAAAAACTCAAGGCTTCTGGCTGCTGGCCTCTTGCCAAGGGCAACGTTGCCATTATCAGCGGCTACCTGACAATTCACTACATGAATGAGTTAAATGAGTTGGGAATTCATTACATGCGCAAGCCATTTGAGATGAAAGAGATGTTCGAATGGATCGAACAATGCCAAGCCCGGATCGAAGCATTTTCCGAATAG
- a CDS encoding LysR family transcriptional regulator — MELYQLKSFLTIAHEKNLTRAAETLHLSQSALSSQIKLLEEELGVPLFSRTSRGMALTDQGRILMTHAQDVLEAAGQLQQRAEAMSRGITATISIGLNTDPGFLRISATNQRLNLLHKDTNVIFHLCQSADTPQKLRHGQIDLGFFYGENQNTDIDSLIIKQVRTCVVIPNKFNREGKDLDWPEVAELPWIWVDNNFPFFKLLQDKIQDYRTLPNQSVTAVDEQIVRELVAAGQGVAIMRDDEARALAENGQVSIWSNGWGEIPLCLGWMAGRGEEKSIKDVREVIKYMWRKPTTLTDGSLTDKCWV; from the coding sequence TCTGCACTCTCCAGCCAGATCAAGCTGCTCGAAGAGGAGCTCGGAGTTCCCCTCTTCTCGAGAACGTCAAGGGGGATGGCGCTTACAGACCAGGGTCGCATCCTGATGACTCATGCCCAGGACGTTCTCGAAGCTGCTGGCCAGTTACAGCAACGAGCAGAGGCGATGTCTCGCGGCATCACGGCTACCATCTCAATCGGTCTTAACACTGATCCTGGCTTTCTCAGGATCAGCGCCACGAATCAGCGTCTGAATTTGCTGCACAAGGACACAAACGTCATCTTTCATCTCTGCCAGTCAGCAGACACTCCACAGAAGCTACGCCACGGTCAAATCGATCTCGGGTTTTTCTATGGTGAGAACCAGAACACAGACATTGATTCGCTTATAATCAAGCAGGTACGAACATGTGTCGTCATCCCCAACAAGTTCAACCGGGAAGGAAAAGATCTGGATTGGCCAGAGGTTGCAGAACTACCCTGGATCTGGGTTGATAACAACTTCCCCTTTTTCAAGCTCCTGCAGGACAAGATCCAGGATTATCGCACCCTGCCCAACCAATCGGTCACCGCTGTCGACGAGCAGATCGTGCGTGAACTTGTCGCTGCCGGACAGGGTGTCGCCATCATGCGCGACGACGAAGCCCGCGCTCTGGCAGAGAATGGACAGGTCTCGATCTGGAGTAATGGTTGGGGAGAGATTCCCCTTTGTCTCGGATGGATGGCAGGCCGCGGAGAAGAAAAAAGCATCAAAGACGTACGCGAAGTCATAAAATACATGTGGAGAAAACCAACAACGTTAACAGATGGCAGTCTGACGGATAAGTGTTGGGTCTGA